From the Carya illinoinensis cultivar Pawnee chromosome 4, C.illinoinensisPawnee_v1, whole genome shotgun sequence genome, one window contains:
- the LOC122307943 gene encoding DNA repair protein recA homolog 3, mitochondrial-like isoform X2, translated as MARLLRNASCFRRYLHIPEGLCFLHSLITEQVCALLRNESLGFRRDMLGTSSQFCEFSSKGRRKSKSDGSDSSEDNMSKKDLALQQALDQITSSFGKEAIMWLGSSVPLRQVPVVSTGSFAMDIALGTGGLPKGRVVEIYGPEASGKTTLALHVIAEAQKQGGYCVFVDAEHALDPALAQAIGVKTDKLLLSQPDCGEQALSLVDTLIRSGSVDVVVVDSVAALVPKGELDGEMGDAHMAMQARLMSQALRKLSHSLSLSQTILIFINQIRSKLSTFGGFGGPTEVTCGGNALKFYASVRINIRRIGLVKKGEETVGSQILVKIVKNKLAPPFKTAQFELEFGKGICQEAEIIDLGVKHKIISKAASYYNFNGQNFHGKDLFKKFLSENESVREELTAMLKEKLLCAKTEEKQKTEATNGDLAEETVSPDSTDEEAVTALEA; from the exons ATGGCGAGGCTTCTTCGGAACGCTTCCTGCTTCAGGCGCTATCTACATATTCCGGAG GGACTCTGTTTCTTACACTCGTTGATCACCGAGCAAGTGTGCGCACTTTTAAGAAATGAAAGTTTG GGCTTTAGAAGAGACATGTTGGGGACATCTTCTCAGTTTTGCGAATTTTCTTCAAAAG GTCGAAGGAAGTCTAAGTCAGATGGAAGTGATTCCAGTGAAGATAATATGTCTAAGAAAGATTTGGCACTACAACAAGCCCTAGACCAGATTACATCCTCATTTGGAAAGGAGGCTATCATGTGGCTTGGTTCCTCTGTCCCTTTGAGGCAGGTCCCAGTGGTATCCACAGGTTCTTTTGCTATGGATATAGCACTGGGAACCGGTGGACTTCCAAAG GGACGTGTTGTGGAGATATATGGTCCAGAGGCTTCTGGGAAAACTACTCTTGCTCTACATGTAATTGCTGAAGCACAAAAGCAAGGAG GTTACTGTGTGTTTGTTGATGCTGAGCATGCTCTTGACCCAGCTCTGGCCCAGGCTATTGGAGTAAAAACTGACAAGTTACTTCTCTCACAACCAGATTGTGGTGAACAAGCTCTCAGTCTTGTGGACACCCTAATTCGAAGTGGTTCtgttgatgttgttgttgttgacaGT GTAGCAGCACTTGTGCCTAAAGGTGAACTTGATGGTGAGATGGGTGACGCTCACATGGCAATGCAGGCTAGATTGATGAGCCAGGCACTTCGCAAATTGAGCCACTCTTTGTCACTCTCACAGACTATATTGATATTTATAAACCAg ATAAGATCGAAGCTTTCTACTTTTGGAGGATTTGGGGGGCCCACAGAAGTTACCTGTGGTGGTAATGCCTTGAAGTTCTATGCTTCAGTGCGCATTAATATTAGGAGAATAGGGCTTGTCAAGAAGGGTGAAGAG ACTGTAGGAAGCCAAATTCTTGTGAAGATTGTGAAGAACAAACTTGCCCCTCCATTTAAAACAGCCCAATTTGAACTAGAGTTCGGCAAGGGTATATGTCAGGAAGCAGAGATCATAGACTTAGGAGTGAAACACAAAATTATCTCAAAGGCTGCTTCATATTACAATTTTAATGGCCAGAATTTCCATGGGAAGGACTTGTTTAAGAAGTTTCTGTCTGAGAATGAAAGTGTAAGGGAAGAACTTACTGCAATGCTCAAGGAGAAGCTACTTTGTGCCAAAACAGAAGAGAAACAAAAAACAGAGGCTACAAATGGAGATCTTGCAGAAGAAACTGTTTCACCTGATTCTACCGATGAGGAAGCAGTCACTGCTCTTGAAGCCTAA
- the LOC122307943 gene encoding DNA repair protein recA homolog 3, mitochondrial-like isoform X3, giving the protein MARLLRNASCFRRYLHIPEGFRRDMLGTSSQFCEFSSKGRRKSKSDGSDSSEDNMSKKDLALQQALDQITSSFGKEAIMWLGSSVPLRQVPVVSTGSFAMDIALGTGGLPKGRVVEIYGPEASGKTTLALHVIAEAQKQGGYCVFVDAEHALDPALAQAIGVKTDKLLLSQPDCGEQALSLVDTLIRSGSVDVVVVDSVSKVAALVPKGELDGEMGDAHMAMQARLMSQALRKLSHSLSLSQTILIFINQIRSKLSTFGGFGGPTEVTCGGNALKFYASVRINIRRIGLVKKGEETVGSQILVKIVKNKLAPPFKTAQFELEFGKGICQEAEIIDLGVKHKIISKAASYYNFNGQNFHGKDLFKKFLSENESVREELTAMLKEKLLCAKTEEKQKTEATNGDLAEETVSPDSTDEEAVTALEA; this is encoded by the exons ATGGCGAGGCTTCTTCGGAACGCTTCCTGCTTCAGGCGCTATCTACATATTCCGGAG GGCTTTAGAAGAGACATGTTGGGGACATCTTCTCAGTTTTGCGAATTTTCTTCAAAAG GTCGAAGGAAGTCTAAGTCAGATGGAAGTGATTCCAGTGAAGATAATATGTCTAAGAAAGATTTGGCACTACAACAAGCCCTAGACCAGATTACATCCTCATTTGGAAAGGAGGCTATCATGTGGCTTGGTTCCTCTGTCCCTTTGAGGCAGGTCCCAGTGGTATCCACAGGTTCTTTTGCTATGGATATAGCACTGGGAACCGGTGGACTTCCAAAG GGACGTGTTGTGGAGATATATGGTCCAGAGGCTTCTGGGAAAACTACTCTTGCTCTACATGTAATTGCTGAAGCACAAAAGCAAGGAG GTTACTGTGTGTTTGTTGATGCTGAGCATGCTCTTGACCCAGCTCTGGCCCAGGCTATTGGAGTAAAAACTGACAAGTTACTTCTCTCACAACCAGATTGTGGTGAACAAGCTCTCAGTCTTGTGGACACCCTAATTCGAAGTGGTTCtgttgatgttgttgttgttgacaGTGTAAGTAAG GTAGCAGCACTTGTGCCTAAAGGTGAACTTGATGGTGAGATGGGTGACGCTCACATGGCAATGCAGGCTAGATTGATGAGCCAGGCACTTCGCAAATTGAGCCACTCTTTGTCACTCTCACAGACTATATTGATATTTATAAACCAg ATAAGATCGAAGCTTTCTACTTTTGGAGGATTTGGGGGGCCCACAGAAGTTACCTGTGGTGGTAATGCCTTGAAGTTCTATGCTTCAGTGCGCATTAATATTAGGAGAATAGGGCTTGTCAAGAAGGGTGAAGAG ACTGTAGGAAGCCAAATTCTTGTGAAGATTGTGAAGAACAAACTTGCCCCTCCATTTAAAACAGCCCAATTTGAACTAGAGTTCGGCAAGGGTATATGTCAGGAAGCAGAGATCATAGACTTAGGAGTGAAACACAAAATTATCTCAAAGGCTGCTTCATATTACAATTTTAATGGCCAGAATTTCCATGGGAAGGACTTGTTTAAGAAGTTTCTGTCTGAGAATGAAAGTGTAAGGGAAGAACTTACTGCAATGCTCAAGGAGAAGCTACTTTGTGCCAAAACAGAAGAGAAACAAAAAACAGAGGCTACAAATGGAGATCTTGCAGAAGAAACTGTTTCACCTGATTCTACCGATGAGGAAGCAGTCACTGCTCTTGAAGCCTAA
- the LOC122307943 gene encoding DNA repair protein recA homolog 3, mitochondrial-like isoform X1, whose protein sequence is MARLLRNASCFRRYLHIPEGLCFLHSLITEQVCALLRNESLGFRRDMLGTSSQFCEFSSKGRRKSKSDGSDSSEDNMSKKDLALQQALDQITSSFGKEAIMWLGSSVPLRQVPVVSTGSFAMDIALGTGGLPKGRVVEIYGPEASGKTTLALHVIAEAQKQGGYCVFVDAEHALDPALAQAIGVKTDKLLLSQPDCGEQALSLVDTLIRSGSVDVVVVDSVSKVAALVPKGELDGEMGDAHMAMQARLMSQALRKLSHSLSLSQTILIFINQIRSKLSTFGGFGGPTEVTCGGNALKFYASVRINIRRIGLVKKGEETVGSQILVKIVKNKLAPPFKTAQFELEFGKGICQEAEIIDLGVKHKIISKAASYYNFNGQNFHGKDLFKKFLSENESVREELTAMLKEKLLCAKTEEKQKTEATNGDLAEETVSPDSTDEEAVTALEA, encoded by the exons ATGGCGAGGCTTCTTCGGAACGCTTCCTGCTTCAGGCGCTATCTACATATTCCGGAG GGACTCTGTTTCTTACACTCGTTGATCACCGAGCAAGTGTGCGCACTTTTAAGAAATGAAAGTTTG GGCTTTAGAAGAGACATGTTGGGGACATCTTCTCAGTTTTGCGAATTTTCTTCAAAAG GTCGAAGGAAGTCTAAGTCAGATGGAAGTGATTCCAGTGAAGATAATATGTCTAAGAAAGATTTGGCACTACAACAAGCCCTAGACCAGATTACATCCTCATTTGGAAAGGAGGCTATCATGTGGCTTGGTTCCTCTGTCCCTTTGAGGCAGGTCCCAGTGGTATCCACAGGTTCTTTTGCTATGGATATAGCACTGGGAACCGGTGGACTTCCAAAG GGACGTGTTGTGGAGATATATGGTCCAGAGGCTTCTGGGAAAACTACTCTTGCTCTACATGTAATTGCTGAAGCACAAAAGCAAGGAG GTTACTGTGTGTTTGTTGATGCTGAGCATGCTCTTGACCCAGCTCTGGCCCAGGCTATTGGAGTAAAAACTGACAAGTTACTTCTCTCACAACCAGATTGTGGTGAACAAGCTCTCAGTCTTGTGGACACCCTAATTCGAAGTGGTTCtgttgatgttgttgttgttgacaGTGTAAGTAAG GTAGCAGCACTTGTGCCTAAAGGTGAACTTGATGGTGAGATGGGTGACGCTCACATGGCAATGCAGGCTAGATTGATGAGCCAGGCACTTCGCAAATTGAGCCACTCTTTGTCACTCTCACAGACTATATTGATATTTATAAACCAg ATAAGATCGAAGCTTTCTACTTTTGGAGGATTTGGGGGGCCCACAGAAGTTACCTGTGGTGGTAATGCCTTGAAGTTCTATGCTTCAGTGCGCATTAATATTAGGAGAATAGGGCTTGTCAAGAAGGGTGAAGAG ACTGTAGGAAGCCAAATTCTTGTGAAGATTGTGAAGAACAAACTTGCCCCTCCATTTAAAACAGCCCAATTTGAACTAGAGTTCGGCAAGGGTATATGTCAGGAAGCAGAGATCATAGACTTAGGAGTGAAACACAAAATTATCTCAAAGGCTGCTTCATATTACAATTTTAATGGCCAGAATTTCCATGGGAAGGACTTGTTTAAGAAGTTTCTGTCTGAGAATGAAAGTGTAAGGGAAGAACTTACTGCAATGCTCAAGGAGAAGCTACTTTGTGCCAAAACAGAAGAGAAACAAAAAACAGAGGCTACAAATGGAGATCTTGCAGAAGAAACTGTTTCACCTGATTCTACCGATGAGGAAGCAGTCACTGCTCTTGAAGCCTAA
- the LOC122307943 gene encoding DNA repair protein recA homolog 3, mitochondrial-like isoform X4 yields MARLLRNASCFRRYLHIPEGFRRDMLGTSSQFCEFSSKGRRKSKSDGSDSSEDNMSKKDLALQQALDQITSSFGKEAIMWLGSSVPLRQVPVVSTGSFAMDIALGTGGLPKGRVVEIYGPEASGKTTLALHVIAEAQKQGGYCVFVDAEHALDPALAQAIGVKTDKLLLSQPDCGEQALSLVDTLIRSGSVDVVVVDSVAALVPKGELDGEMGDAHMAMQARLMSQALRKLSHSLSLSQTILIFINQIRSKLSTFGGFGGPTEVTCGGNALKFYASVRINIRRIGLVKKGEETVGSQILVKIVKNKLAPPFKTAQFELEFGKGICQEAEIIDLGVKHKIISKAASYYNFNGQNFHGKDLFKKFLSENESVREELTAMLKEKLLCAKTEEKQKTEATNGDLAEETVSPDSTDEEAVTALEA; encoded by the exons ATGGCGAGGCTTCTTCGGAACGCTTCCTGCTTCAGGCGCTATCTACATATTCCGGAG GGCTTTAGAAGAGACATGTTGGGGACATCTTCTCAGTTTTGCGAATTTTCTTCAAAAG GTCGAAGGAAGTCTAAGTCAGATGGAAGTGATTCCAGTGAAGATAATATGTCTAAGAAAGATTTGGCACTACAACAAGCCCTAGACCAGATTACATCCTCATTTGGAAAGGAGGCTATCATGTGGCTTGGTTCCTCTGTCCCTTTGAGGCAGGTCCCAGTGGTATCCACAGGTTCTTTTGCTATGGATATAGCACTGGGAACCGGTGGACTTCCAAAG GGACGTGTTGTGGAGATATATGGTCCAGAGGCTTCTGGGAAAACTACTCTTGCTCTACATGTAATTGCTGAAGCACAAAAGCAAGGAG GTTACTGTGTGTTTGTTGATGCTGAGCATGCTCTTGACCCAGCTCTGGCCCAGGCTATTGGAGTAAAAACTGACAAGTTACTTCTCTCACAACCAGATTGTGGTGAACAAGCTCTCAGTCTTGTGGACACCCTAATTCGAAGTGGTTCtgttgatgttgttgttgttgacaGT GTAGCAGCACTTGTGCCTAAAGGTGAACTTGATGGTGAGATGGGTGACGCTCACATGGCAATGCAGGCTAGATTGATGAGCCAGGCACTTCGCAAATTGAGCCACTCTTTGTCACTCTCACAGACTATATTGATATTTATAAACCAg ATAAGATCGAAGCTTTCTACTTTTGGAGGATTTGGGGGGCCCACAGAAGTTACCTGTGGTGGTAATGCCTTGAAGTTCTATGCTTCAGTGCGCATTAATATTAGGAGAATAGGGCTTGTCAAGAAGGGTGAAGAG ACTGTAGGAAGCCAAATTCTTGTGAAGATTGTGAAGAACAAACTTGCCCCTCCATTTAAAACAGCCCAATTTGAACTAGAGTTCGGCAAGGGTATATGTCAGGAAGCAGAGATCATAGACTTAGGAGTGAAACACAAAATTATCTCAAAGGCTGCTTCATATTACAATTTTAATGGCCAGAATTTCCATGGGAAGGACTTGTTTAAGAAGTTTCTGTCTGAGAATGAAAGTGTAAGGGAAGAACTTACTGCAATGCTCAAGGAGAAGCTACTTTGTGCCAAAACAGAAGAGAAACAAAAAACAGAGGCTACAAATGGAGATCTTGCAGAAGAAACTGTTTCACCTGATTCTACCGATGAGGAAGCAGTCACTGCTCTTGAAGCCTAA